One genomic region from Actinocatenispora thailandica encodes:
- a CDS encoding cytochrome d ubiquinol oxidase subunit II, whose translation MHTALTAMLLLLVAGWFVLDGYGLGTGILLRWLAPPGRPRRRVLTGVGPVLLANEMWLVAAAGLVAGAFPAAERVLAAAWPAVVPGLAAWVLRDAGLWLRGRRDSPRWRRCWESGYALGSLVFAFCWGLLLGGLALGLPPGLGLGDPGTAWFAPVCGLVVVGVLGTHGAAVTAVRVPSAAARAVKLVERLARPAAALTLPVALAGLTLPAVRAQLAPPAALVLLAPLGLLYARRALAHRQPKRATAGTAVAAAAPALAVLGCAAPQLAAAAGDSTVLAVVLLAAAPVVLAHQGLLWWLFRHPVTDRTVAFF comes from the coding sequence GCTGGGCACCGGGATCCTGCTGCGGTGGCTGGCCCCGCCCGGCCGGCCGCGCCGCCGGGTGCTGACCGGGGTCGGCCCGGTACTGCTGGCCAACGAGATGTGGCTGGTCGCCGCCGCCGGGCTGGTCGCCGGCGCGTTCCCGGCCGCCGAACGGGTCCTCGCCGCCGCCTGGCCGGCGGTGGTGCCCGGCCTCGCCGCATGGGTGCTGCGCGATGCCGGGCTGTGGCTGCGCGGCCGGCGCGACTCGCCACGCTGGCGCCGTTGCTGGGAGTCCGGGTACGCGCTGGGCAGCCTGGTGTTCGCGTTCTGCTGGGGCCTGCTGCTCGGCGGCCTCGCCCTCGGCCTGCCGCCCGGGCTCGGCCTCGGCGATCCCGGCACCGCCTGGTTCGCCCCGGTGTGCGGGCTGGTCGTGGTCGGCGTGCTCGGTACGCACGGCGCGGCCGTCACCGCCGTCCGGGTGCCGTCGGCCGCCGCCCGCGCGGTCAAGCTGGTCGAGCGGCTGGCCCGGCCAGCCGCCGCGCTGACCCTGCCGGTGGCGCTCGCCGGCCTCACCCTGCCGGCGGTACGGGCACAGCTCGCGCCGCCCGCCGCCCTGGTCCTGCTCGCCCCGCTCGGGCTGCTGTACGCCCGGCGCGCGCTGGCCCACCGGCAGCCGAAACGCGCCACCGCCGGTACCGCGGTCGCCGCCGCGGCGCCGGCGCTGGCCGTGCTCGGCTGCGCCGCGCCGCAACTGGCCGCGGCCGCCGGCGACTCGACCGTGCTGGCGGTGGTGCTGCTCGCCGCGGCGCCGGTCGTGCTCGCCCACCAGGGCCTGCTGTGGTGGCTGTTCCGGCACCCGGTCACCGACCGCACCGTCGCCTTCTTCTGA
- the cydD gene encoding thiol reductant ABC exporter subunit CydD codes for MPASRTRARVARLPEVRRHLAAGWFAAAALAALTVAQLDLLARLIVAVIDGRAVAGLTAALAAATVARAALAGCREAVAGRTAARATAALRHRVLAAAQSLGPQWVAGRPTGELVALTDRGIDGLTPYLRDYLPQLALAAALPVAVLIRLCWADPASALVVAATLPLIPLFGALAGRQARSATRRQWRRLSVLSGHFLDTVLGLPTLRAFGRAGTHAVRLRTVADAHRHATMTALRVAFLTSLVLELVAALSLALLAVPIGLRLLAGDLDLRTALVVLLLAPEAYLPLRALGARFHAGAAGLAAAEDAFAVLDAAAPTVAPDRPDAGAAVPRPRPASTGPAGRPDAADVPAPRPAPTGRAARRRRVLVRCEDVTVRYPGRDEPALCGFDLTVEAGDRLVLTGPSGSGKSTVLALVLGFVRPARGRVLLDGLDLDSAGRAELAAWRARLGWLPQRPRLFAGTLAANVALGAPDVPEARIRRAIRAAALDEVVTGLPAGLHTVLGENGHGLSAGQRQRVALARALCRDAPLLLLDEPTARLDADTEAAVLAAATRLPADRTLLAVAHRPATIAAARPVPMPPVAELVEPRP; via the coding sequence ATGCCCGCCAGCCGAACCCGGGCCCGCGTCGCCCGGCTCCCCGAGGTACGCCGGCACCTGGCGGCGGGTTGGTTCGCCGCCGCGGCCCTCGCCGCGCTGACCGTCGCGCAGCTGGACCTGCTGGCCCGGCTCATCGTCGCGGTGATCGACGGCCGCGCGGTCGCCGGGCTCACGGCGGCACTGGCGGCGGCGACCGTCGCCCGCGCCGCACTCGCCGGCTGCCGGGAGGCGGTCGCGGGTCGCACCGCCGCGCGGGCCACCGCGGCGCTGCGGCACCGCGTCCTCGCCGCGGCGCAGTCGCTCGGCCCGCAGTGGGTCGCCGGGCGGCCGACCGGCGAGCTGGTCGCGCTGACCGACCGTGGCATCGACGGGCTCACCCCGTACCTGCGGGACTACCTGCCGCAGCTCGCGCTCGCCGCCGCGCTGCCGGTCGCGGTGCTGATCCGGCTCTGCTGGGCCGATCCGGCCTCGGCGCTGGTGGTGGCGGCGACGCTACCGCTGATCCCGCTGTTCGGCGCGCTCGCCGGTCGGCAGGCGCGATCCGCCACCCGGCGGCAGTGGCGCCGGCTGTCCGTCCTGAGTGGACATTTCCTGGACACCGTGCTCGGCTTGCCGACGCTGCGCGCGTTCGGCCGCGCCGGGACGCACGCGGTACGGCTGCGAACGGTCGCCGACGCGCACCGGCACGCCACCATGACCGCGCTGCGGGTGGCGTTCCTCACCTCGCTGGTGCTGGAGCTGGTCGCGGCGCTGTCGTTGGCGCTGCTCGCGGTGCCGATCGGGCTGCGGCTGCTGGCCGGCGACCTCGACCTGCGTACCGCGCTGGTGGTGCTGCTGCTCGCGCCCGAGGCGTACCTGCCGCTGCGCGCGCTCGGTGCGCGCTTCCACGCCGGCGCCGCCGGGCTCGCCGCCGCCGAGGACGCCTTCGCCGTCCTCGATGCCGCGGCGCCCACGGTGGCACCGGATCGACCCGATGCCGGCGCCGCCGTACCGCGGCCCCGGCCGGCGTCCACCGGGCCAGCGGGCCGTCCCGATGCCGCCGACGTACCGGCGCCCCGGCCGGCGCCCACCGGCCGCGCCGCCCGGCGACGGCGGGTGCTGGTGCGGTGCGAGGACGTGACGGTCCGGTACCCGGGCCGCGACGAACCCGCGCTGTGCGGGTTCGACCTCACCGTCGAGGCCGGCGACCGGCTGGTGCTGACCGGCCCGAGCGGGTCCGGCAAGAGCACGGTCCTGGCGCTGGTACTGGGGTTCGTCCGGCCGGCGCGCGGCCGGGTGCTGCTCGACGGGCTGGACCTGGACAGCGCGGGGCGGGCCGAGCTGGCCGCGTGGCGGGCCCGGCTCGGCTGGCTGCCGCAGCGGCCGAGGCTGTTCGCCGGCACGCTCGCCGCCAACGTCGCGCTCGGTGCTCCCGACGTCCCCGAAGCGCGGATTCGCCGGGCGATCCGGGCCGCCGCCCTGGACGAGGTGGTCACCGGCCTGCCCGCCGGCCTGCACACCGTCCTCGGGGAGAACGGGCACGGGCTGTCGGCGGGGCAGCGGCAGCGGGTGGCGCTGGCCCGCGCGCTGTGCCGGGACGCGCCGCTGCTGCTGCTCGACGAACCGACCGCCCGGCTGGACGCGGACACCGAGGCGGCCGTACTGGCCGCCGCGACCCGGCTGCCGGCCGACCGTACCCTGCTCGCCGTCGCGCACCGGCCGGCCACCATCGCCGCCGCCCGGCCGGTACCGATGCCGCCGGTCGCCGAGCTGGTGGAGCCGCGGCCATGA
- the cydC gene encoding thiol reductant ABC exporter subunit CydC, translated as MTTPVAGQGKRDGRVLRPVAGPVLLAAVAGAGAELAGTALLATAAWLLARAAEQPALAALSVAIVAVRAFALLRGGLRYAERLTGHRAALRALAVLRERVYLALIPLAPGGLPGWRRAQLLHRMVTDTEAVQDLVVRCLVPAAGATLAGTLGLVVVAGLSPASALPLLAALVGTCLVLPACAGQRRHRAAGDDDTSVPVTATDLLDGAAELAAYGAEPAALAAAGAAHADRAARDRAEARVAGALSAAGLALQGLAAATATVLAAPAGGPAVAVVALTVLVALEPSLALPVAARRLVDARTALRRVRAVLAAPAPVTEPDEPLPVPTGRVGIAIRALRVRHPGGRAPALDGVSVDIPPGSRLVVTGPSGSGKSTLLAALRRFVPPDGGTIRLGGNPIEAYAGDDVRRLIGGVGEEAHLFDTTLGVNLRLGRPAATDDELRAVLHRVGLGDWLAGTADGLDTALGQDGGALSGGQRQRVLLARALLADPPVLLLDEPTEGLPAADADRLLRDVLTATAGRSTILVSHDPTALAHADQVLDLGVAGRRGATTPRDAVSRSCRGAAS; from the coding sequence ATGACCACACCGGTTGCCGGACAAGGGAAACGCGACGGGCGGGTGCTGCGCCCGGTCGCCGGCCCGGTGCTGCTCGCCGCGGTGGCCGGCGCCGGTGCCGAACTCGCGGGTACCGCGCTGCTCGCCACCGCGGCCTGGTTGCTGGCGCGCGCCGCCGAGCAACCCGCACTCGCCGCGCTGTCGGTGGCCATCGTCGCGGTCCGGGCGTTCGCGCTGCTGCGGGGCGGGCTGCGCTACGCGGAGCGGCTCACCGGGCACCGCGCGGCGCTGCGCGCGCTGGCCGTACTGCGCGAACGGGTGTACCTGGCGCTGATCCCGCTGGCGCCGGGCGGGCTGCCGGGCTGGCGGCGGGCGCAGCTGCTGCACCGGATGGTCACCGACACCGAGGCGGTGCAGGACCTGGTCGTGCGCTGCCTGGTTCCGGCCGCCGGCGCGACGCTCGCCGGCACCCTGGGGCTGGTCGTGGTGGCCGGGCTGTCCCCGGCATCGGCGCTGCCGCTGCTCGCGGCGCTCGTCGGTACCTGCCTGGTGCTGCCGGCATGTGCCGGCCAACGGCGCCACCGCGCCGCCGGCGACGACGACACGTCGGTGCCGGTAACCGCCACCGACCTGCTGGACGGCGCCGCCGAACTCGCCGCGTACGGCGCCGAGCCGGCCGCGCTGGCCGCCGCCGGCGCCGCGCACGCCGACCGGGCCGCCCGGGACCGCGCCGAGGCGCGAGTGGCCGGCGCGCTGTCCGCCGCCGGCCTCGCGCTGCAGGGCCTCGCCGCCGCGACCGCGACCGTACTGGCGGCGCCGGCCGGCGGGCCGGCCGTCGCGGTGGTGGCACTGACCGTCCTGGTGGCACTGGAGCCGTCGCTGGCGCTGCCGGTCGCCGCCCGCCGGCTGGTGGACGCGCGCACCGCGCTGCGCCGGGTCCGCGCGGTGCTCGCCGCGCCGGCTCCGGTGACCGAACCGGACGAGCCGCTGCCGGTACCGACCGGCCGGGTCGGCATCGCGATTCGCGCCCTGCGGGTGCGCCACCCCGGCGGCCGGGCACCGGCGCTGGACGGAGTGAGCGTCGACATCCCGCCCGGCAGCCGGCTGGTCGTGACCGGGCCGAGCGGATCGGGCAAGAGCACCCTGCTCGCCGCGCTGCGCCGGTTCGTCCCGCCGGACGGCGGCACGATCCGGCTCGGCGGCAACCCGATCGAGGCGTACGCCGGGGACGACGTGCGGCGGCTGATCGGCGGCGTCGGCGAGGAGGCGCACCTGTTCGACACCACCCTGGGTGTGAACCTCCGGCTCGGCCGCCCCGCGGCGACCGACGACGAGCTGCGGGCGGTACTGCACCGGGTCGGGCTCGGCGACTGGCTCGCCGGTACCGCCGACGGCCTGGACACCGCACTCGGCCAGGACGGCGGCGCGCTGTCCGGCGGCCAGCGGCAGCGCGTCCTGCTGGCCCGGGCGCTGCTCGCCGACCCGCCGGTACTGCTGCTGGACGAGCCGACGGAGGGGCTCCCGGCCGCCGATGCGGACCGGCTGCTGCGTGATGTGCTGACCGCCACCGCTGGCCGCAGCACGATCCTGGTCAGCCACGACCCGACCGCCCTGGCGCACGCCGACCAGGTCCTCGACCTCGGCGTCGCGGGGCGTCGCGGGGCGACAACGCCCCGCGACGCCGTCAGTCGTTCGTGTCGCGGCGCAGCTTCTTGA
- the arfB gene encoding alternative ribosome rescue aminoacyl-tRNA hydrolase ArfB: protein MPEPLTVTRSLAIPGAELRWRFSRSSGPGGQGVNTTDSRVELSWDLVNSPVLSPTLRDRAVQRLGSRLVDGVLTVAASEHRAQLDNRRAAAQRLADLVRNAVAPPPPARRATKPSRGSVTRRLNAKRRRGDIKKLRRDTND from the coding sequence ATGCCCGAGCCGCTGACCGTGACCCGTTCGCTCGCCATTCCCGGGGCCGAGCTGCGGTGGCGGTTCTCCCGCTCCAGCGGGCCCGGCGGGCAGGGCGTCAACACCACCGACTCCCGGGTCGAGCTGTCCTGGGATCTGGTCAACTCGCCCGTGTTGTCCCCGACACTGCGCGACCGGGCGGTGCAGCGGCTCGGTTCCCGGCTGGTCGACGGGGTGCTGACGGTGGCCGCGTCCGAGCACCGCGCGCAGCTGGACAACCGGCGCGCCGCCGCCCAGCGGCTCGCCGACCTGGTCCGGAACGCGGTCGCGCCGCCGCCGCCGGCCCGCCGGGCGACCAAGCCGTCCCGCGGATCGGTGACCCGCCGGTTGAACGCCAAGCGCCGCCGCGGCGACATCAAGAAGCTGCGCCGCGACACGAACGACTGA
- a CDS encoding elongation factor G → MPSTATRFLNLGVLAHVDAGKTTLTERLLHLAGAIDEPGSVDSGTTRTDSLALERRRGITIRSAVVSFGLGDRRVNVVDTPGHPDFIAEVERVLGILDGAILVLSAVEGVQPQTRVLMRALQRLEVPTLLFVNKIDRVGADLDAVVAAIRSRLTPDVLVMGRVQRAGSPAGAFVPYRGADPVFAERATTTLAEHDDDVLRSYLAGAPVPAGALHADIAAQTRAGLLHPVFAGSAATGAGVEEILASLTTLLPTAEGSADGRIAARVFKVERGPGGDKIAYLRVSSGVLRPRQRLELAGGRSGKASSVETYGDGGWTLVDAVGPGEIGRVRGLSAVRVGDAVGELPEPAEPQFPPPTLEAAVEAARPEDGPALRTALAQLADQDPLIDVHLDAAGQPTVSLYGRVQQEVLEATLAEEYGILARFADAAVLHIERPRGTGTAVERLNTASNPYQATIGLRIEPAEAGSGIRFVVAAAARDMPLYLYGDATRFAATIEQHIRDTLRYGLHGWPVTDCVVTLVEAGYSVADGPPSKRGPRSTALDYRKVAPVVCRQALRRAGTRVCEPVLRVSLEVPEQHVAALQTVLGRMGAELTGQWSAGPMARIDARLVAARLHALQHQLPDLTGGEGVLEYRFDSHRPVRGRPPRRARPGADGELGESPT, encoded by the coding sequence GTGCCGTCCACCGCCACCCGCTTCCTGAATCTGGGCGTTCTCGCCCACGTCGACGCCGGTAAGACAACCCTCACCGAACGGCTCCTGCACCTCGCGGGAGCGATCGACGAGCCGGGCTCGGTCGATTCGGGCACCACTCGTACCGACAGCCTCGCGCTGGAGCGCCGGCGCGGCATCACCATCAGGTCGGCGGTGGTCTCGTTCGGCTTGGGTGACCGGCGGGTCAACGTCGTCGACACCCCCGGCCACCCGGACTTCATCGCCGAGGTCGAGCGCGTCCTCGGGATCCTCGACGGCGCGATCCTGGTGCTGTCGGCCGTCGAGGGCGTGCAGCCACAGACCCGTGTCCTGATGCGCGCGCTGCAGCGGCTGGAGGTGCCGACGCTGCTGTTCGTCAACAAGATCGACAGGGTCGGCGCCGACCTCGACGCGGTGGTCGCCGCCATCCGCTCCCGGCTCACCCCCGACGTCCTGGTGATGGGCCGGGTGCAGCGGGCCGGCTCGCCGGCCGGCGCCTTCGTTCCGTACCGCGGTGCGGATCCGGTGTTCGCCGAGCGCGCGACGACCACGCTCGCCGAACACGACGACGACGTCCTGCGGTCCTACCTGGCGGGCGCCCCGGTCCCGGCCGGTGCCCTGCACGCGGACATCGCCGCGCAGACCCGAGCGGGGTTGCTGCACCCGGTGTTCGCCGGGTCCGCGGCGACCGGCGCCGGCGTCGAGGAGATCCTGGCGTCGCTCACCACGCTGTTGCCCACGGCGGAGGGGTCGGCCGACGGCCGCATCGCGGCGCGGGTGTTCAAGGTGGAGCGGGGCCCGGGCGGCGACAAGATCGCCTACCTGCGGGTGTCGAGCGGCGTGCTGCGGCCCCGGCAGCGACTCGAACTGGCCGGCGGGCGCAGCGGCAAGGCGTCGTCGGTGGAGACCTACGGCGACGGCGGGTGGACCCTCGTCGACGCAGTCGGTCCCGGCGAGATCGGCCGGGTTCGCGGCCTGTCGGCGGTACGGGTCGGCGATGCGGTCGGCGAGCTGCCGGAACCCGCCGAGCCGCAGTTCCCGCCGCCGACGCTGGAAGCCGCCGTCGAGGCGGCTCGGCCCGAGGACGGTCCCGCGCTGCGGACCGCACTGGCCCAGCTCGCCGATCAGGACCCGCTCATCGACGTGCACCTCGACGCGGCCGGCCAACCGACGGTGTCGCTGTACGGGCGCGTCCAGCAGGAGGTGCTCGAAGCCACGCTGGCCGAGGAGTACGGCATCCTGGCACGGTTCGCCGACGCCGCGGTGCTGCACATCGAACGCCCCCGCGGTACCGGCACGGCGGTCGAGCGGCTCAACACCGCGAGCAACCCGTACCAGGCGACGATCGGCCTGCGGATCGAACCGGCCGAAGCCGGCAGCGGGATCCGTTTCGTGGTCGCCGCGGCCGCCCGGGACATGCCGCTGTACCTCTACGGCGACGCCACCCGGTTCGCCGCCACCATCGAGCAGCACATCCGGGACACCCTCCGGTACGGGCTGCACGGGTGGCCGGTCACCGACTGCGTGGTCACCCTGGTGGAGGCCGGCTACAGCGTGGCCGACGGCCCACCGTCCAAGCGCGGGCCGCGCAGCACCGCGCTGGACTACCGCAAGGTCGCACCGGTCGTCTGCCGCCAGGCACTCCGGCGCGCCGGTACCCGGGTCTGCGAGCCGGTCCTGCGGGTCTCGCTGGAGGTGCCCGAGCAGCACGTCGCCGCGCTGCAGACGGTGCTGGGACGGATGGGCGCCGAGCTGACCGGCCAGTGGTCGGCCGGGCCGATGGCGCGCATCGATGCCCGGCTGGTCGCGGCCCGACTGCACGCCCTGCAACACCAGCTCCCCGACCTCACCGGCGGGGAGGGCGTGCTGGAGTACCGGTTCGACAGCCACCGGCCGGTCCGCGGACGCCCGCCCCGGCGTGCCCGGCCCGGCGCGGACGGCGAGCTGGGCGAGTCGCCGACCTGA
- a CDS encoding MerR family transcriptional regulator — protein MFDGGLLSIGELARASGLPVSALRFYDGARLLVPAQVDPRSGYRRYGPGQVAAARLLARLRRVGMPLADMRLLLAARDDRQLVGALVAEHLARLEAGLADARRELEHVVSETDPAVTTFRVAPTELRRALGAVTFALPSGTGSHAVPSAAEDSGVLDAVLFDVDGDRLTLVATDRYRLAVSSVPVTDRTGPDGRLPVPRAALPRLAELAGEHVAGRIDGAVMRLGELRLTAQPGQYPDYRQVTASVGGQRIPTDGAALRAMLTAGPLRSVPECSGPVAALGVDAAGTLAVLDADDAGFLTAVNRDFLLDAVAAAPAGQLVLDFAGPIHPLALRDPGDPASYSILMPVRLP, from the coding sequence GTGTTCGACGGGGGACTACTGAGCATCGGGGAGCTGGCCCGCGCCAGCGGGCTGCCGGTCAGCGCGCTGCGCTTCTACGACGGAGCGCGGCTGCTGGTGCCGGCGCAGGTCGATCCGCGCAGCGGCTACCGGCGGTACGGCCCGGGCCAGGTCGCCGCCGCCCGGCTGCTGGCGCGGCTGCGCCGGGTCGGCATGCCGCTGGCCGACATGCGGCTGCTGCTGGCCGCCCGGGACGACCGGCAGCTCGTCGGTGCGCTCGTCGCCGAACACCTGGCCCGCCTGGAGGCCGGGCTGGCCGACGCCCGACGAGAACTGGAGCACGTCGTGTCCGAGACCGATCCCGCGGTGACCACCTTCCGGGTCGCCCCCACCGAGCTGCGCCGCGCCCTCGGCGCGGTCACCTTCGCCCTCCCGTCCGGTACCGGCTCGCACGCCGTGCCATCCGCGGCCGAGGACTCCGGGGTGCTGGACGCGGTGCTGTTCGACGTCGACGGGGACCGGCTGACGCTCGTCGCGACCGACCGGTACCGGCTGGCCGTCAGCTCGGTTCCGGTCACCGACCGGACCGGGCCCGACGGACGGCTACCGGTGCCGCGGGCCGCGCTGCCGCGGCTCGCCGAGCTGGCCGGCGAGCACGTCGCCGGGCGCATCGACGGCGCCGTGATGCGGCTCGGTGAGCTGCGTCTGACCGCCCAGCCGGGGCAGTACCCGGACTACCGGCAGGTGACCGCATCGGTTGGTGGGCAACGTATCCCGACCGACGGGGCGGCGTTGCGGGCGATGCTCACGGCCGGCCCGCTGCGGAGCGTACCGGAGTGCTCCGGCCCGGTCGCCGCCCTCGGCGTGGACGCCGCCGGGACGCTCGCCGTGCTCGACGCCGACGACGCCGGGTTCCTGACCGCGGTCAACCGCGACTTCCTGCTCGACGCGGTGGCCGCGGCGCCCGCCGGTCAGCTCGTCCTCGACTTCGCCGGCCCGATCCATCCGCTCGCCCTCCGGGACCCCGGCGACCCCGCCAGCTACTCGATCCTGATGCCCGTCCGCCTGCCGTGA
- a CDS encoding MFS transporter has protein sequence MTAVRRLPADAVARSGYGWWLAGSAVSLLGSSAQGFALGWSAAGYGGSWAALVLTATTAPRLVLALFGGAVADRYGPWRVLVGASVSMLAVMAGLAVAVAAVGIGPPLLLAVAVLLGAASAFQYPAAGSVVRHLAADRALGRAMAANQVAGRASAFVGPALGGLLVAALGLLGTSVLDAASYLGLLGVLVLLRGRLDRPGLVDGGGVVARIRAGIVVVAADRLLRALLALVAVTAGCLLPIASLLVPLLVRQHGWPAATAGWVVGAEALGVGSVIVLVLLRGTARRAGVVLAGGLLLAGFGAGCLAFAGSGRAATGAAFVLGLGTGAFTTHIGPLLLRASPTEYLSRIQAVLLIVQTAPLLLTLNVFGWLADRVGAGAVVAGCAVPALLAGLCGLASRRLRGVLAG, from the coding sequence GTGACGGCGGTACGCCGGCTGCCGGCCGACGCGGTCGCGCGTTCCGGGTACGGCTGGTGGCTCGCCGGCAGCGCCGTCTCGCTGCTGGGTTCCTCGGCGCAGGGCTTCGCGCTCGGCTGGTCCGCGGCCGGCTACGGCGGCTCGTGGGCGGCGCTGGTGCTGACCGCGACCACGGCACCGAGGCTGGTGCTGGCCCTGTTCGGTGGCGCGGTGGCGGACCGGTACGGGCCCTGGCGGGTACTGGTGGGGGCCAGCGTGTCGATGCTCGCCGTGATGGCCGGGCTCGCCGTCGCGGTGGCCGCGGTGGGGATCGGGCCACCGCTGCTGCTCGCGGTGGCGGTGCTGCTGGGTGCCGCCAGCGCCTTCCAGTACCCGGCTGCCGGTAGCGTCGTCCGGCACCTCGCCGCCGACCGGGCGTTGGGCCGCGCGATGGCGGCCAACCAGGTCGCCGGCCGCGCCTCGGCGTTCGTCGGCCCCGCGCTCGGCGGGCTGCTGGTCGCCGCCCTCGGGCTGCTCGGCACCTCGGTGCTCGACGCCGCCAGCTACCTGGGGTTGCTCGGCGTCCTGGTACTGCTGCGCGGCCGGCTGGACCGGCCCGGGCTGGTGGACGGCGGCGGCGTGGTGGCGCGGATCCGGGCCGGGATCGTGGTGGTGGCGGCGGACCGGCTGCTGCGTGCGCTGCTGGCGCTCGTCGCGGTCACCGCCGGCTGCCTGCTGCCCATCGCCTCGCTGCTGGTGCCGCTGCTGGTGCGGCAGCACGGCTGGCCGGCCGCCACGGCGGGCTGGGTGGTGGGTGCCGAGGCGCTCGGCGTCGGGTCGGTGATCGTCCTGGTACTGCTGCGTGGCACCGCCCGTCGCGCCGGGGTCGTGCTCGCGGGCGGCCTGCTGCTCGCCGGTTTCGGCGCCGGATGTCTGGCGTTCGCCGGCTCGGGGCGGGCCGCGACCGGGGCAGCGTTCGTTCTGGGGCTGGGTACCGGCGCGTTCACCACGCACATCGGCCCGCTGCTGCTGCGGGCGTCGCCCACCGAATACCTCTCCCGGATCCAGGCGGTACTGCTGATCGTCCAGACGGCGCCGCTGTTGTTGACGCTCAACGTCTTCGGCTGGTTGGCCGACCGGGTCGGCGCCGGCGCGGTCGTCGCCGGCTGCGCGGTGCCGGCGTTGCTGGCCGGGCTGTGCGGGCTGGCCAGCCGCCGATTGCGCGGCGTGCTGGCCGGCTGA
- a CDS encoding TetR/AcrR family transcriptional regulator: protein MSSRGTPRQQRSRAKRDQILDATATLLAELPYPEIGTKLIAERAGVSVGSLYRYFADKDEIARALVLHWLDRMITVLDGALADPPPAAGDLVDRVVDAFARFYRSEPGFHQVWFFSGPAGHLDRAVGDAHDAALATRLRAALATPRYRIDVSMRRARIAVSIGDKLLSEAFRDDPDGDREIVAELKVVLRGYLLAADRSTMDRPSVDRSAAD from the coding sequence GTGTCAAGCCGCGGTACCCCACGACAGCAGCGAAGCAGGGCAAAACGGGACCAGATCCTCGACGCCACCGCGACACTGCTGGCGGAACTCCCGTACCCGGAGATCGGGACCAAACTGATCGCCGAACGCGCCGGCGTCTCGGTCGGCTCGCTGTATCGCTACTTCGCGGACAAGGACGAGATCGCCCGCGCGCTCGTGCTGCACTGGCTGGACCGGATGATCACGGTCCTGGACGGCGCGCTCGCCGACCCGCCGCCAGCGGCCGGCGACCTGGTCGACCGGGTGGTCGACGCGTTCGCCCGGTTCTACCGGTCCGAGCCGGGCTTCCATCAGGTGTGGTTCTTCAGCGGCCCGGCAGGTCACCTGGACCGGGCCGTCGGCGACGCGCACGACGCCGCGCTGGCCACCCGGTTGCGCGCCGCGCTGGCCACCCCCCGGTACCGCATCGACGTGTCGATGCGGCGGGCCCGGATCGCCGTCAGCATCGGCGACAAACTGCTCAGCGAGGCGTTCCGGGACGATCCGGACGGCGATCGGGAGATCGTGGCCGAGCTGAAGGTGGTGCTGCGCGGGTACCTGCTGGCCGCCGACCGATCCACCATGGACAGACCGAGCGTGGACCGATCGGCTGCGGACTGA